In the Acidimicrobiales bacterium genome, TCCGAGCTACCGCTCGCTACCCACGCGCGAGTACGCGCCGGAGGACGTCCGGGCCCGCAGCCGGGCGGCCGTGGCGGCGTCGGCCGACTTCCTGCGCCAGCACCTCGCCGAGGTCCCCGTCCTCCTCGTTCCGTGCCACTGGGGTCGGGTGGACGACGCACCCGTCGCCACCCAGGCCGCGCTGTGGGGGTCTCTGTACCCGGCGGTGTGGAGCTTGTTCCTGGCTCTCCGAACCCGCGGGCTCGGCGCGGCGTGGACCTCGGTGTCGCTGCGCCACGAGCGGGACGTGGCCGAGCTCCTCGGGATCCCCTACGACGAGTACACTCAGGGCGGCCTCTTCCCCATCGCCTACACCGTGGGCACCGAGTTCCGCCCGGCCGCCCGCCGGCCCGTCGCGGAGGTAGTCCACTGGGACCGGTGGTGACGGTTTACGCCCCGCCGGGTGTTCCCGGGGTGACTACGCCACGAGTGCGGCCTCGCGGCGCGTCTCGGTCTCCTCGGGAACGGGAGCCGATCCGGCCGCGCAGGCCGACAGCCGCGCGGTGGCGGGCCAGCGCACCTTCGATGCCCACCCGGCGTGTTCGAACAGACGGATGAGAGCGGCCGACGAGTCGATCTGGCCCCGGCCCACGCCGTGGCGGGCCGACGAGGGATAGGCGTGATGGAGGTTGTGCCACGACTCGCCCATCGACAGGACGGCCAGGGGGGCGAAGTTCCGGCTCTGGTCCTTCGCCGTGAACGGCTTGCGACCGAACATGTGGCAGATCGAGTTCACGCTCCAGGTCACGTGGTGCAGCACGGCCATGCGCACCAGACCGGCCCAGACCAGGGTGGTGACGCCGCCGACCGGTGACCCGGACAGCCCCCAGCCGATGAAGAAGGGCAGGGCCAGCGAGACCACCGCCAGGAGCGGGAACAGCGCGCTGATGACCGTCACGTCGCGGTCCCGCAGCAGGTCCGGGGCGTACCGCTCCGCCGGCGTCGGGTCGGCGCGGAACAGCCAGCCGACGTGGGCGTGGGCCAGGCCCCGGAGCTGACCGCCGAGCCCCGAGCCGTGCAGGTGCGGGGAATGGGGATCACCCTGGCGGTCGCTGAACATGTGATGGCGCCGGTGGTTGGCCACCCACGCGACCAGAGATCCCTCGACGGCCATGGACCCCGCCACCGCCAGGGCGATCTTGAGCGGACGGTTCGGCCGGAAGCTGCCATGGGTGAACATCCGGTGAAAGCCGACCGTGACGCCGTGGCCGGTCACCGCGTAGAGCACGAGAGCCAGGACCAGGTCGCGGAGATGGACCGCCCGTCCCCACAGCGAGGGCACGATGGCCGAGACCGCCGCCAGCGGCCCGACCACCAGGGCGGCGGTGATGATCCGGGGGCCCAGGCTCGTCGACGGGGCCGGGACGGGGGTGGCTGGGGAGGGACTCTCTGGGTTCATGGTGCCTTTCCGGCGTGACCTGGATCCTGTCCCGTCGTTCAGGTGGTGATCGGCGTTCTGCGCCCGAACATGTAGGGACCCGCTCGCTGGGGGTCCGGGGACGGAGAGGTGGACGGACCGATCTTCGTCGCCGCGCCTCCGGGGTCCTTCCCGGAGGCCGGGATTCGTCGGAATGCCACTCGGGGTGGTCCGGTTGCTTACCCCGGAGACGCCGAATCGACCCCGAGGCGTCAGGAGGCGTCCCGGCGTGCCGACACAGGCGGGCAGATGACCGACATCAGGAGCGGTACCGAGGAGGTGGAGACCGAGGACGGGGTGGCCCTAGCCACCGGCGTCCTTGGACCCCCCGACGCTCCGGTGGCCCTGATCCTGGCCCACGGCTTCAGCATGGCCAGCTCCGACCGGCGCCTGGCCGCTGTGGCCGGGGGCCTGGCCGAGGCGGGCCACGCCGTGTACACCTTCGACTTCCGCGGTCACGGCCGGAGCGGGGGGGTCTGCACCCTGGGGGAGCTCGAGATCCACGACCTCGACGCCCTCGTCCGCCTGGCCCGGCGCGAGGGGCACGACCGGGTGGTGGTCATCGGCGCTTCGATGGGCGGCTTCGTGGCCCTCCGCCACGCTGCTCTGCTCGGGGGGGTGGATGTCGTCGTCGCCATCAGCACCCCAGCGACCTGGGGCGTTTCCCCCCGGGTGCGGGCCCGGGTGCTGAGCCTGGCCGTGCAGAACCGGATCGGGCGACGGATCCTCTCGGTCCGGGGCACCCGGGTGGTCGACACCCTGCCGGAGCCGCCCCTGTCCCCGTCGCAGCTGGCGGATCGCATCACCATCCCGGTGGGGCTGATCCACGGGGCCCGGGACCCGTACGTGCCCGTGGAGGACGCCGTGCTCCTGCACGAGCGGCTGGCCGGCCCCAAACGGCTGGTGGTGCTGCCGGAGTTCGGCCACGCCGAGGCGGCCTACACCCCGGACCTGGTCGGGCTGCTCGAGTCGCTCGTGGAGGTCCTGCTGAGCGTTGCCGGCGGAGACGGTGGCGAGTGTCGGGACAGCCTGGCTACGGACTGCTGAGTCCGGGGCGCCGGCGGGCCGGAGCGGGATCCGGGGCGGGCCGGCCCCACAGATATCCCTGGCCGAAGTCACATCCCAGCTGACGCGAGGGCCGAGGACTGCCTTCTCCCGAACCCGACCGGCGGTGAGTGGCACTAGATTGTCCTAATAGATCGCACACGTGTGCGATTTAGGTAGACTAGGTGCGTGGACTTCGTCAGTCCCGTCGAGAGGGTGATTCCCGGCGTCCAAGGTCGGGTCCTGGCCGTCTTGGCGCGGGTAGACACGGAACTGACGATGCGTACGGTTGCCAAGCTCGCCGACGTCAGCACCAACCGCGCCGTGGCCGTTCTCAACCGGCTCGTCCATCTCGGCTTGGTCGAAAGGCGAGAGGCTGGCTCGGCAGCCCTGGTGCGCCTGGCTCGTGACAACGAGGCCTCACAGGCCGTAATTGCCCTCAGCATCTTGACCGACCGCGTCCTCGACCGGCTCGAAAAGGCAGCAGCGGATATCCAGCCGGCACCGGTCAGCATGGTGCTGTTCGGGTCGTTCGCCCGGCGGGAGGCCGATGAGGACAGTGACATC is a window encoding:
- a CDS encoding nucleotidyltransferase domain-containing protein, producing MDFVSPVERVIPGVQGRVLAVLARVDTELTMRTVAKLADVSTNRAVAVLNRLVHLGLVERREAGSAALVRLARDNEASQAVIALSILTDRVLDRLEKAAADIQPAPVSMVLFGSFARREADEDSDIDVLVVRDPQVPADDDTWLDTLGKWTAFARRVAGNPVNVLETSADELPRLMRRKDSVWQEIAREGRTLIGTDLEHLARSIRKS
- a CDS encoding alpha/beta fold hydrolase, with the protein product MTDIRSGTEEVETEDGVALATGVLGPPDAPVALILAHGFSMASSDRRLAAVAGGLAEAGHAVYTFDFRGHGRSGGVCTLGELEIHDLDALVRLARREGHDRVVVIGASMGGFVALRHAALLGGVDVVVAISTPATWGVSPRVRARVLSLAVQNRIGRRILSVRGTRVVDTLPEPPLSPSQLADRITIPVGLIHGARDPYVPVEDAVLLHERLAGPKRLVVLPEFGHAEAAYTPDLVGLLESLVEVLLSVAGGDGGECRDSLATDC
- a CDS encoding acyl-CoA desaturase, whose protein sequence is MNPESPSPATPVPAPSTSLGPRIITAALVVGPLAAVSAIVPSLWGRAVHLRDLVLALVLYAVTGHGVTVGFHRMFTHGSFRPNRPLKIALAVAGSMAVEGSLVAWVANHRRHHMFSDRQGDPHSPHLHGSGLGGQLRGLAHAHVGWLFRADPTPAERYAPDLLRDRDVTVISALFPLLAVVSLALPFFIGWGLSGSPVGGVTTLVWAGLVRMAVLHHVTWSVNSICHMFGRKPFTAKDQSRNFAPLAVLSMGESWHNLHHAYPSSARHGVGRGQIDSSAALIRLFEHAGWASKVRWPATARLSACAAGSAPVPEETETRREAALVA
- a CDS encoding nitroreductase family protein yields the protein MQVHLTTDELLSTTRTVRRRLDLTRPVEREVLEECLALAVQAPTASNRQEWQWVFVTDAATRRALAELYVRPDPSYRSLPTREYAPEDVRARSRAAVAASADFLRQHLAEVPVLLVPCHWGRVDDAPVATQAALWGSLYPAVWSLFLALRTRGLGAAWTSVSLRHERDVAELLGIPYDEYTQGGLFPIAYTVGTEFRPAARRPVAEVVHWDRW